One Solanum lycopersicum chromosome 4, SLM_r2.1 DNA window includes the following coding sequences:
- the LOC101247604 gene encoding uncharacterized protein, which yields MNSIEMKIRGELERDVERDLEDEIKEGICQLALRLHRLYKHQEENNTKKSLSIDDHGTRDITRGTTTKALSEVNINIKMEGGTKIEIKETKKEAHRPRSNKVSSNMEGMVSTRLPKFDWTQSLRSGQTPITGYDKIDTSRKQIKNISSKNGQQNVKVIKSVGGKSTRGLK from the coding sequence ATGAATTCAATTGAGATGAAGATTAGAGGAGAGCTCGAAAGGGATGTTGAGAGGGATTTAGAGGATGAAATTAAAGAAGGAATTTGCCAATTAGCACTAAGATTACATAGGCTTTACAAACATCAAGAGGAAAATAACACAAAGAAATCATTATCAATTGATGATCATGGTACAAGAGATATTACGCGAGGTACGACTACTAAAGCTCTCTCTGAagtgaatataaatataaagatgGAAGGAGGGACTAagattgaaataaaagaaaccaagaAAGAAGCACATCGTCCGAGATCTAATAAGGTGTCGAGTAACATGGAGGGAATGGTTAGTACACGTCTACCAAAATTTGACTGGACACAAAGTTTAAGGTCTGGACAAACTCCCATTACTGGTTATGATAAGATCGATACTTCCAGAAAGCAGATTAAAAATATTAGCAGTAAGAATGGTCAACAAAATGTTAAAGTCATCAAAAGTGTGGGGGGAAAATCTACTAGAGGTTTGAAGTAG